The Thermosipho melanesiensis BI429 sequence TTTTTCATATTCTCCCTCCTTAAATATGGCCATATATGATGCCGAAGATTGTGGAAAATAAAACTACTAATGAAAAATAAGAAAATGCTTTTTTCCTACCGAAAAGCTTAGTTATTACTATCATACTTGGAAGACTTAAAGAATTCCCAGCCATCAATAGGGCTAGTGTTGGACCTTTTGCCATTCCTAGTTCTCTTAAAGCTTGAACTATGGGAACTTCTGTGAGTGTTGCAAAATACATAAACATACCAATAATTGACGCAAAGAGGTTAGATAAAATACCGTTGTTTCCTAAAAATTTTGTTACAATCTCTTGAGGTAAAAGTTTTGTAAGGATTCCAGAAAAAAATACACCTATAAATAAGTATGGTAATATTTTTTTTGCAAAATCCCATGTTTCTTCCAACCAACTCTTTGTTTCTTCTTTTTTAAAAAAGAATACCGCCATAATGACAACTGATAGGGATGTAAGAGACATTAATGAGTATTTGACCAAATAATTTATTTTTAAACCACTAATTATTAAAAATGAAAGTTGTAATGAGAAAAAGATTAATACTTTGGTACCATTTTTTGATTCTTCCTGTATGTGAAAGCCTCCTTCTCCTTTTTCTTGGAACAAAGATTCCATAATTAATCCTATTAAAATTGCCGCTGTAATTGTAGCAAAAAGCCTTGCAAGCCCAAGGTTCCATCCTAGTACCCTTGCGGTTAAAAAGATAGCAGCAATATTAATGGCAGGGCCGCTAAATAAGAATGTTGTTGCAGGTCCTATTCCCGCACCTTTTTTGTATATTCCGCCAAATAGAGGAAGTATGGTACATGAACACACGGCTAATATACCACCGCTTATGGCTGCTACTGGATATGAAATAATCTTTTTTGCCTT is a genomic window containing:
- a CDS encoding permease; this encodes MKEFVLVLVIFLIFYFVPFNTNIVQNSILNGFLMLQEYAREHVLLCLVPAFFIAGTISVMLNKSAVLKLLGPKAKKIISYPVAAISGGILAVCSCTILPLFGGIYKKGAGIGPATTFLFSGPAINIAAIFLTARVLGWNLGLARLFATITAAILIGLIMESLFQEKGEGGFHIQEESKNGTKVLIFFSLQLSFLIISGLKINYLVKYSLMSLTSLSVVIMAVFFFKKEETKSWLEETWDFAKKILPYLFIGVFFSGILTKLLPQEIVTKFLGNNGILSNLFASIIGMFMYFATLTEVPIVQALRELGMAKGPTLALLMAGNSLSLPSMIVITKLFGRKKAFSYFSLVVLFSTIFGIIYGHI